In Methanocorpusculum vombati, a genomic segment contains:
- a CDS encoding NOB1 family endonuclease: protein MRYILDASFFFGEYPFCGEFATTPEVVAELRDVTSKMRFEVMQSRGLLISEADAAAVDRVRDAARRSGDARVLSETDISVIALGLALSGTVVSDDFAVQNVCRHLKIPVQNMMQKKAKRRVWKSICSGCGAEIPAGEEDCPVCGSPPVRRGTEKRGGKK, encoded by the coding sequence ATGCGCTATATTTTAGACGCATCCTTTTTTTTCGGGGAGTATCCCTTCTGCGGGGAGTTTGCCACAACTCCGGAGGTTGTCGCAGAACTCAGGGATGTAACCTCAAAGATGCGGTTTGAGGTGATGCAAAGCCGGGGACTTCTGATCAGCGAAGCAGACGCTGCGGCAGTGGACCGCGTGAGAGATGCCGCAAGAAGGTCCGGAGATGCACGGGTGCTTTCGGAAACAGATATCTCGGTGATCGCTCTGGGCCTTGCTCTTTCCGGAACGGTTGTCTCGGATGATTTTGCCGTACAGAACGTCTGTCGTCATCTGAAGATTCCGGTACAGAACATGATGCAGAAGAAAGCAAAACGCCGCGTCTGGAAAAGTATCTGCAGCGGATGCGGCGCGGAGATTCCGGCGGGTGAGGAGGACTGTCCGGTCTGCGGGTCGCCGCCGGTCCGACGCGGGACCGAGAAGCGGGGCGGGAAGAAATAA
- a CDS encoding orotate phosphoribosyltransferase-like protein, with product MSSLEELMAKAKDLRADGHSAGQIADELSLSVDTVTWLLTQSKTNMAVPKDVHIDWTVVSSDATLLGGIASMLSARFDAATGGEEEVDAIVGISISGVPLATLIAAEEGLNLSIYHPSKHNTDSGTGCISGNFSKISGKRCILVDDVITSGNTLTELVAYLRRHNAVPVAILVIFDKRGVTEVDGVPVYSLFSIRLID from the coding sequence ATGTCTTCCCTTGAAGAGCTTATGGCAAAAGCAAAAGACCTGCGTGCTGACGGCCACTCAGCAGGCCAGATAGCTGACGAACTGAGTCTGTCCGTGGACACGGTTACCTGGCTTCTGACCCAGAGCAAAACAAACATGGCTGTCCCCAAAGATGTGCACATCGACTGGACGGTTGTCAGCTCGGACGCAACACTGCTCGGCGGCATCGCATCCATGCTGTCCGCCCGGTTCGATGCAGCAACCGGCGGCGAAGAGGAAGTTGATGCAATCGTTGGTATCTCCATCTCCGGCGTGCCGCTTGCAACCCTCATTGCCGCTGAAGAGGGACTCAATCTCTCCATCTATCACCCTTCCAAACACAACACCGACTCCGGAACCGGATGCATCTCCGGAAACTTCAGCAAGATCAGCGGCAAGCGCTGTATTCTTGTCGACGATGTCATTACGTCGGGCAATACTCTGACCGAACTGGTCGCCTATCTGCGCAGACACAATGCAGTGCCGGTTGCGATTCTGGTCATCTTCGATAAGCGCGGTGTGACTGAAGTCGATGGAGTACCGGTGTACTCGCTGTTCTCTATCCGGCTTATTGACTAA
- the lonB gene encoding ATP-dependent protease LonB, translated as MDDTDSAAGRAGGADLGTAPVISPGVQEPETPAREEPAVPKTYASDSFDPEFFGGIQFDTTADIVIPPSLIDQVIGQEHAVEVIKKAATQRRHVMMIGSPGTGKSMLAKAMSELLPKEEMQDILTYPNAEDSNNPIIRVVPAGRGKEIVAAHRAEARKRVSSRNTMLMVLILGILLFAFFSGQILMGLFIVIILLMAFRTMMPRDEAMVPKLIVSNKPDSKAPFVDGTGSHAGALLGDVRHDPFQSGGLETPAHDRVEAGAIHRAHKGVLFIDEINTLELSSQQSLLTALQEGEFPITGQSDRSSGAMVRTEPVPCRFIMIAAGNLDAMQGMHPALRSRIRGYGYEVYMSETMDDTPANRARLVRFIAQEVQNDGKIPHFDPSAVSEILREARRRSGRKGHLTLKLRDLGGLVRVAGDLARQAGDPATTMKHVVDAKQIARSVEDQISDEYIRRTRDYDLTIVSGTLVGRVNGLAVVGNDAGSVLPITAEVTPSQGAGAVIATGLLKEIAQESIKNVSALIKKFSGTDIRKVDIHVQFIGTYNGVEGDSASVTVATAVISALEDIPVRQDVAMTGSLSVRGDVLPIGGVTYKIEAAAKAGIHTVIIPQSNLDDVLIEERYREMVTIIPVTRIEEVLKYALVPQDKEAFEKKLGLIGKHMEIPKMPEAAEKAEA; from the coding sequence ATGGATGATACAGATAGTGCGGCAGGACGTGCTGGCGGCGCGGATTTGGGGACTGCGCCGGTTATCAGTCCCGGAGTACAGGAACCGGAAACTCCTGCGCGGGAAGAGCCTGCCGTCCCGAAGACCTACGCATCGGATAGTTTCGATCCGGAGTTCTTCGGCGGGATACAGTTTGATACAACCGCTGATATTGTGATCCCTCCGTCGCTGATCGATCAGGTTATCGGTCAGGAACATGCGGTGGAGGTAATCAAGAAAGCAGCTACCCAGCGCCGCCATGTGATGATGATCGGCAGTCCCGGTACGGGAAAGTCGATGCTTGCCAAGGCAATGTCCGAGCTTCTCCCCAAAGAGGAGATGCAGGATATTCTGACCTACCCGAATGCCGAAGACAGCAACAATCCGATTATCCGTGTGGTTCCGGCGGGACGCGGCAAGGAGATCGTTGCAGCCCATCGTGCCGAGGCACGCAAACGTGTTTCATCAAGGAACACAATGCTGATGGTTCTCATCCTGGGAATTCTTCTGTTTGCGTTCTTCAGCGGCCAGATCTTAATGGGTTTGTTTATCGTGATCATTCTCCTGATGGCATTCCGCACGATGATGCCGCGGGATGAGGCAATGGTGCCCAAGCTGATCGTTTCCAACAAACCGGACTCCAAGGCGCCGTTTGTTGACGGTACGGGTTCCCATGCAGGAGCACTGCTCGGCGATGTCCGGCATGATCCGTTCCAGTCAGGAGGTCTTGAGACGCCGGCGCACGATCGTGTGGAGGCCGGGGCAATTCACCGCGCCCACAAGGGTGTGCTGTTCATTGATGAGATCAATACGCTGGAGCTTTCTTCGCAGCAGAGTCTGCTGACTGCATTACAGGAGGGCGAGTTCCCGATCACCGGACAGAGCGACCGATCGTCAGGGGCGATGGTCCGGACCGAGCCGGTTCCCTGCCGGTTCATCATGATTGCGGCAGGAAACCTCGACGCCATGCAGGGTATGCACCCGGCACTCCGCAGCCGTATCCGCGGATATGGTTACGAGGTGTATATGAGTGAGACGATGGATGACACGCCTGCAAACCGTGCGCGTCTTGTCCGGTTTATTGCACAGGAGGTGCAGAACGACGGGAAGATTCCGCATTTCGATCCGTCCGCGGTCTCGGAAATTCTCCGCGAGGCGCGCCGCCGGTCCGGCAGGAAGGGACATCTCACGCTGAAACTCCGTGATCTCGGTGGTCTGGTGCGTGTTGCAGGAGATCTTGCCCGGCAGGCAGGAGACCCCGCCACCACCATGAAGCACGTGGTGGACGCAAAGCAGATTGCCCGTTCCGTTGAGGATCAGATCTCGGATGAGTACATCAGAAGAACCCGCGATTATGATCTGACGATCGTTTCCGGGACGCTTGTCGGCCGTGTGAACGGTCTGGCGGTCGTGGGGAACGATGCGGGTTCGGTTCTGCCGATCACAGCAGAGGTTACGCCGTCGCAGGGAGCCGGCGCGGTTATTGCGACCGGTCTGTTAAAGGAGATTGCGCAGGAGTCGATTAAGAACGTGAGCGCTCTGATCAAGAAATTCTCCGGAACCGATATCCGCAAGGTGGATATTCACGTGCAGTTCATCGGAACCTACAATGGTGTTGAAGGCGATTCGGCATCGGTGACGGTGGCGACCGCAGTTATCAGTGCTCTTGAGGATATTCCCGTCCGGCAGGATGTGGCGATGACGGGGTCGCTTTCGGTGCGGGGTGATGTGCTGCCGATCGGCGGAGTGACCTATAAGATTGAGGCTGCTGCAAAGGCAGGCATTCACACGGTCATTATTCCGCAGTCGAACCTGGATGATGTGCTGATTGAGGAGCGCTACCGGGAGATGGTTACGATCATTCCGGTTACGCGGATCGAGGAGGTTCTCAAGTATGCTCTTGTGCCGCAGGATAAGGAGGCATTTGAGAAGAAACTCGGCCTTATCGGCAAGCACATGGAAATCCCGAAGATGCCCGAGGCCGCTGAGAAGGCGGAGGCATAA
- the thsA gene encoding thermosome subunit alpha produces the protein MSSRSGQPVVILRDNVERVPGQEALRSNIMAAKVLGNTVRTTLGPRGMDKMLVTQGSDDIVITNDGATILHQIHVQHPGAKLVVEVAETQDDECGDGTTTAVVMVGSFMEQAENLIDTGVHPSVIAKGYNLGMMKALELLDSLAIAVTPKDKDMLKQIAKTAMTGKSIEMIMDKACDVVVEAVSNVAVTTGKKTVVNEDDILVKTKRSETMDAEMIKGVLIDKTRLDALMPKKIKGVKAAFIANPLEITKTQTKSKIKITSHEQLEAFSVAERETLRAMAEKFVETGVNVVLCQKGIADPVQYYLAENGIYALEFVAEKDLKYAAKALGGQIVNKPEDLTPEVIGTAGNLEMLEDIEMTKLSGCKNPQAVTILLRGSSQHLVDELERAIEDATRVVQDVVEDGAYLIGGGSVETELALRLREYAATEGGRVQLAIEGYAKAFEIIPKTLAENSGFDTVDKVIDLRQAHATGEKYAGLNVFTGKVVDMQSEGVVEPKRVKRQAIQSASETAMLLIRVDDMMISKGAGQA, from the coding sequence ATGTCAAGCAGATCAGGACAACCTGTCGTTATTTTACGGGACAACGTTGAGCGCGTGCCTGGACAGGAGGCGCTCCGCTCCAATATCATGGCTGCAAAGGTTCTTGGAAACACCGTTCGGACCACCCTTGGTCCCCGCGGCATGGACAAGATGCTGGTTACGCAAGGGAGTGATGACATCGTCATCACCAACGACGGCGCAACCATTCTGCACCAGATTCACGTCCAGCACCCCGGCGCAAAACTCGTCGTTGAGGTCGCCGAGACGCAGGACGATGAGTGCGGTGACGGAACCACAACCGCAGTCGTAATGGTCGGCTCCTTTATGGAACAGGCGGAAAACCTCATCGACACGGGCGTTCACCCGTCGGTTATTGCAAAAGGTTACAACCTCGGTATGATGAAGGCGCTTGAGCTTCTCGACAGCCTCGCAATCGCAGTCACTCCGAAGGACAAGGACATGCTCAAGCAGATCGCAAAGACGGCAATGACCGGCAAATCCATTGAGATGATCATGGACAAGGCCTGTGATGTTGTCGTGGAGGCGGTCAGCAACGTCGCGGTTACTACCGGCAAGAAGACGGTGGTCAACGAAGATGACATTCTGGTCAAGACCAAACGCAGCGAAACGATGGATGCCGAGATGATCAAAGGTGTCTTAATTGACAAGACCAGACTTGACGCGCTGATGCCCAAGAAGATCAAAGGCGTGAAGGCTGCGTTCATTGCAAACCCGCTTGAGATCACCAAGACCCAGACGAAGTCGAAGATCAAGATCACGTCCCACGAACAGCTTGAAGCATTCTCCGTTGCAGAGCGCGAGACGCTCCGTGCAATGGCCGAGAAGTTTGTGGAGACCGGCGTAAATGTGGTTCTTTGTCAGAAAGGTATCGCTGACCCGGTCCAGTACTACCTTGCCGAGAACGGTATCTACGCACTTGAGTTTGTCGCGGAAAAGGATCTGAAGTATGCCGCAAAGGCACTCGGCGGACAGATCGTCAACAAACCCGAAGATCTTACCCCCGAAGTGATCGGAACCGCCGGCAACCTTGAGATGCTGGAGGACATTGAGATGACCAAACTCTCCGGCTGCAAGAACCCGCAGGCAGTAACCATTCTTCTGCGCGGCTCTTCCCAGCATCTTGTGGACGAGCTTGAGCGTGCAATCGAGGATGCAACCCGCGTAGTGCAGGATGTTGTCGAGGACGGCGCATACCTGATCGGCGGCGGATCGGTGGAGACCGAGCTTGCCCTGCGCCTCCGCGAGTATGCGGCAACCGAAGGCGGTCGTGTCCAGCTGGCAATTGAGGGATATGCAAAGGCATTTGAGATCATTCCCAAGACCCTTGCAGAGAACTCCGGCTTTGACACCGTGGACAAGGTTATTGATCTCCGTCAGGCACATGCAACCGGCGAGAAGTACGCAGGTCTGAATGTGTTCACCGGAAAGGTTGTTGACATGCAGTCCGAAGGTGTGGTGGAGCCGAAGCGCGTCAAACGTCAGGCAATCCAGAGCGCATCCGAGACCGCAATGCTGCTGATCCGTGTGGATGACATGATGATCAGCAAAGGCGCCGGCCAGGCATAA
- a CDS encoding type IV pilin, whose protein sequence is MNRNYEDNAVSPVIATILLVAIVMVLAAVVAVVALGMAGGQNDLKDVGLTVTSDHTDVMVTLFTGQDVSDLQSLRVSVAGNPYVTEFQSTNTTDCVRQIGVPIRFTGVGVEGTHTTTVTGVFSDTTAVTLWTGQLAFALWPADASSHKHENENMIKVTLPRDWTAGTFQGNGWQKQLVVDVSDSSGRNVVNRTWAGWELNLALSFYKDSCVIITNQANKGFAPGSYRVVVRGQTVDSTGNTIFTDSLLYDGTVVVP, encoded by the coding sequence ATGAATAGGAATTACGAGGATAATGCTGTATCCCCGGTGATTGCAACGATTTTGCTTGTTGCGATTGTGATGGTCCTCGCCGCAGTCGTTGCGGTGGTGGCACTTGGTATGGCGGGCGGGCAGAATGATCTAAAAGATGTGGGACTGACGGTAACCTCAGACCATACGGATGTGATGGTAACCCTCTTTACCGGACAGGATGTCAGTGATCTGCAATCGCTGCGCGTCTCAGTGGCGGGAAATCCCTACGTGACCGAATTCCAGAGTACCAATACAACCGATTGCGTCCGACAGATCGGCGTTCCCATCCGGTTTACCGGCGTTGGAGTGGAGGGAACCCACACCACCACGGTAACCGGTGTTTTTTCGGATACCACCGCGGTGACGTTGTGGACAGGGCAACTTGCGTTCGCGCTATGGCCGGCGGATGCTTCTTCTCATAAACATGAGAATGAAAATATGATCAAGGTTACCCTTCCCCGTGACTGGACTGCAGGTACTTTCCAAGGGAATGGATGGCAAAAACAACTGGTAGTAGATGTGTCTGATTCCTCTGGCAGAAATGTGGTGAATCGAACGTGGGCTGGGTGGGAACTTAATCTCGCACTTTCTTTCTATAAGGATAGCTGTGTAATAATTACTAATCAGGCGAATAAGGGATTTGCCCCAGGATCGTATCGTGTTGTAGTCCGTGGTCAGACCGTGGACTCCACGGGCAATACGATTTTCACAGACAGCCTGCTCTATGACGGCACTGTTGTCGTTCCGTAA
- a CDS encoding cation diffusion facilitator family transporter, with amino-acid sequence MNTVTDDARKQNVARLSVFSNLFLTVAKILTGISIGSVSIISEGIHSGMDLLASCIAYFSVKKSAEPPDADHAFGHGKYEDASGLIEALLIVVAAGIIIWEACHKLVSGGEMVSLDLLYAGMIVMGVSAVMNFVVSQRLMRVAKETESIALESDAWHLRTDVLTSAGVFAGLVLIQVTHLVFLDSVIAIVVALLILREAYSLIRRSFADLMDESLDEDEVILIKEIICRHANAFTNFHSLKTRRSGPNRFVEFHLMMPHATPLDAAHAVLKEIETDIVAKMPRTSVIVHLDPCDGRCGRPECSFVCKERKN; translated from the coding sequence ATGAATACCGTGACAGATGATGCCAGAAAGCAGAATGTCGCTCGTTTATCGGTGTTCTCGAATCTGTTTCTGACGGTTGCAAAGATTTTGACGGGAATCTCGATTGGTTCGGTGAGTATTATCTCGGAGGGTATCCATTCGGGAATGGATCTGCTTGCTTCCTGTATTGCGTATTTTTCGGTGAAGAAGTCGGCCGAGCCGCCGGACGCGGATCATGCGTTCGGTCACGGGAAGTATGAGGATGCGTCGGGTCTGATTGAGGCGCTGCTGATTGTTGTTGCGGCAGGGATTATTATCTGGGAGGCGTGCCATAAGCTGGTCTCCGGCGGGGAGATGGTCTCGCTTGATCTTCTGTATGCGGGTATGATCGTGATGGGTGTTTCCGCGGTGATGAACTTCGTGGTGTCGCAGCGTTTGATGAGGGTTGCAAAGGAGACGGAGTCGATTGCGCTGGAGAGCGATGCGTGGCATCTGCGTACGGATGTTCTGACATCTGCGGGAGTGTTTGCGGGTCTTGTGCTGATTCAGGTTACGCATCTGGTGTTTCTTGATTCGGTGATCGCAATTGTTGTGGCTTTGCTGATTCTTCGTGAGGCGTATTCGTTGATCCGCCGGAGTTTTGCGGATCTGATGGATGAGAGTCTGGATGAGGATGAGGTTATTCTGATTAAGGAGATCATCTGCCGGCATGCGAATGCGTTTACGAACTTCCACAGTCTGAAGACCCGCCGGTCGGGACCGAACCGGTTTGTGGAGTTTCATCTGATGATGCCGCATGCAACGCCCCTTGATGCGGCGCATGCGGTGCTGAAGGAGATCGAGACTGATATTGTTGCAAAGATGCCGCGGACATCTGTGATTGTGCATCTGGATCCCTGTGACGGACGCTGCGGGAGGCCGGAGTGTTCGTTTGTGTGTAAGGAGAGAAAGAACTAA
- a CDS encoding ribose-phosphate diphosphokinase, with protein MKVIYTEKSQLLAARVARHLGCRIAEVKYNTFPDGEQYVRVMDLDDDMVIVASTVDSQSVLQAILMLDACEGKNTTLVLPYMGYARQDKRFNDGEPISARALARVLSEGADRIFTVNIHDPSVLGHFKCPAENLTIAPEIGRYIQTMHLADPLVLAPDDGAWEFAKGVAAVGGWDCDHLDKTRLSGSEVKMAPKHLDANGRDCIIVDDIIATGGSMATAAGMLKEQGATSVRAAGVHGVFASGGYVKLMQAGLADIASSDTIERASSRFTASTVIADAVRR; from the coding sequence ATGAAAGTTATCTATACCGAGAAAAGTCAGCTGCTGGCCGCACGGGTGGCCCGTCACCTCGGATGCAGAATCGCCGAGGTAAAATACAACACTTTCCCCGATGGGGAGCAGTATGTCCGCGTAATGGACCTTGACGACGATATGGTCATTGTTGCAAGTACGGTGGACTCCCAGTCGGTTCTTCAGGCAATTCTGATGCTGGATGCCTGCGAAGGGAAGAATACCACGCTGGTTCTTCCCTACATGGGGTATGCCCGGCAGGACAAGCGGTTCAACGACGGCGAACCGATCAGCGCCCGTGCACTCGCACGCGTTCTTTCCGAAGGGGCGGATCGGATCTTTACCGTGAACATCCACGACCCTTCCGTTCTCGGGCACTTCAAGTGTCCTGCCGAAAATCTCACCATTGCTCCTGAGATCGGCAGATACATCCAGACGATGCATCTCGCAGACCCGCTGGTGCTCGCGCCCGATGACGGTGCCTGGGAGTTCGCCAAGGGTGTTGCGGCCGTTGGCGGCTGGGACTGCGATCATCTCGACAAGACGCGGCTGTCCGGTTCCGAGGTGAAGATGGCGCCGAAGCATCTGGATGCAAACGGTCGCGACTGTATCATCGTTGATGACATCATTGCAACCGGCGGGTCGATGGCAACGGCGGCAGGCATGCTGAAAGAGCAGGGGGCAACCTCCGTTCGTGCCGCAGGGGTGCACGGCGTGTTTGCAAGCGGCGGATATGTGAAGCTGATGCAGGCGGGACTTGCAGATATTGCATCCTCTGATACCATTGAGCGTGCGAGCAGCAGATTTACTGCGTCAACGGTCATTGCAGACGCTGTCCGCCGATAA
- a CDS encoding uracil-xanthine permease family protein → MDYQDRPVYNVSDNVPPSVLVLSILQHFFVLAVYMTYPVIITKAIGGGEDLSTFLISATLIGSGIATLLQAFRYTGCGYIFPMVPNSSYLPASMLAATAGGLPLLYGMMIISGFLEMLFSRLTRYFRILFPGEVIGVVMFMLGLAIIPFSFPLFFGSGESGPLNPAATAVGIITLGSMIILGIQQKKIFRFYAVLIGIIIGLVSSVLFGVLTPADIEAAGTISIFSFPNPVGIVSYRFDIGLLIPFAIGMLCVMLKSAGNIALLDDYTGNTNKNNLRRGILSEGFGAALCSAIGGIGIGSSASNTGLIPGTGIASRSIGIGLGLLLILCGFLPAIGWFFHVMPEPIMGAIVIYAIAFIMLGGVQSISSRVLDNRRTFVVILPIMIGVSSVMCPNLYTALPDTLRLFFASPLTSGAIFVVTLGLLFKIGIPTTRSITFGTAPHNDVSCILLDCGRLWTMDKTQMFQIMHHIQALISALPQGTHPETLVITLKNSTGTISAELTAPGPVDEPAMKTAGHYPAIVTVSASADKTFIRSSYLIV, encoded by the coding sequence ATGGACTACCAAGACCGTCCGGTGTACAACGTCAGCGACAACGTGCCGCCCTCCGTCCTTGTCCTCAGCATCCTCCAGCACTTTTTTGTCCTCGCCGTCTACATGACCTACCCTGTCATCATCACCAAAGCGATCGGCGGCGGCGAAGACCTCTCCACCTTCCTCATCAGCGCAACCCTCATAGGCTCCGGCATCGCTACCCTCCTTCAGGCATTCCGCTACACCGGCTGCGGCTACATCTTCCCCATGGTCCCCAACTCCTCCTACCTCCCGGCCTCCATGCTTGCCGCAACCGCCGGAGGTCTCCCCCTCCTCTACGGCATGATGATCATCTCCGGTTTTCTGGAAATGTTGTTCAGCCGTCTCACCCGCTACTTCCGCATCCTCTTCCCCGGGGAAGTCATCGGCGTCGTCATGTTCATGCTCGGCCTTGCCATCATCCCCTTCTCCTTCCCTCTCTTCTTCGGCAGCGGCGAGTCAGGCCCCCTCAACCCCGCCGCAACCGCCGTCGGCATCATCACGCTTGGCTCTATGATCATCCTCGGCATTCAGCAGAAAAAAATATTCAGATTCTACGCAGTCCTTATCGGCATCATCATAGGTCTTGTCTCCTCCGTCCTCTTCGGTGTCCTCACCCCTGCCGACATTGAAGCCGCCGGTACCATATCCATCTTCTCTTTCCCCAACCCCGTCGGCATCGTCAGCTACCGCTTTGACATCGGCCTTCTCATACCCTTTGCAATCGGCATGCTCTGTGTCATGCTCAAATCCGCTGGAAACATTGCCCTGCTTGACGACTACACCGGCAACACCAACAAAAACAACCTCCGCCGCGGCATCCTCTCCGAAGGATTCGGGGCAGCCCTCTGTTCTGCCATCGGCGGAATCGGCATTGGGTCCTCCGCGTCCAACACCGGCCTCATCCCTGGAACCGGCATCGCCTCACGCAGCATCGGCATCGGTCTCGGTCTCCTCCTCATCCTCTGCGGATTTCTTCCTGCCATCGGCTGGTTCTTCCATGTCATGCCCGAACCCATCATGGGTGCGATCGTCATCTACGCCATCGCCTTCATCATGCTCGGCGGCGTGCAGAGCATCTCCTCCCGCGTACTGGACAACCGCCGGACTTTCGTCGTCATCCTGCCGATCATGATCGGCGTCTCCTCGGTCATGTGTCCCAACCTCTACACCGCACTCCCTGACACTCTCCGCCTCTTCTTCGCCTCCCCCCTCACCTCCGGCGCAATCTTCGTCGTCACCTTAGGTCTCCTCTTCAAAATCGGCATCCCAACTACCCGCAGCATCACCTTCGGGACCGCTCCGCACAACGACGTATCCTGTATTCTCCTTGACTGCGGACGTCTCTGGACCATGGACAAAACCCAGATGTTCCAGATAATGCATCATATCCAGGCACTCATATCCGCTCTGCCGCAAGGAACACACCCGGAAACCCTGGTCATCACCCTCAAAAACAGTACGGGAACCATCAGCGCAGAACTCACTGCACCGGGTCCCGTTGACGAACCCGCCATGAAGACCGCGGGGCACTACCCCGCAATCGTCACGGTCTCGGCTTCTGCGGACAAAACATTCATCCGCTCCAGTTATCTTATCGTCTGA